The region ccctggagaggtggtgatatgctctagagaggagaggaatgaaggtcagtaggaacaagacagaatacatgtgtgtaaatgagagggaggtcagtggaatggtgaggatgcagggagtagagttggcgaaggtggatgagtttaaatacttgggatcaactgtacagagtaatggggattgtggaagagaggtgaaaaggagagtgcaggAGTTTGCAATGgggggagaagagtgtcaggagtcatttgtgacagatggtttatcagcaagagtgaaagggaaaggccaacaggacagtagtgagaccagctatgttatatgggttagagacggtggtactgaccagaaatcaggagacagaggtggaggtagcagagttaaagatactaagatttgcactaggtgtgacgaggatggataggattagaaatgagagggtcagctcaagttggacggttgggagacaaagtcagagaggcgagattgtgttggtttggacatgtgccgaggagagattctgggtatatttggagaaggatgctaaggatagagctgccagggaagaggaaaagaggaaggcctaacgagagcagccaaaagaagaagaagaggggacaCTTGCAGTTACaattttgcacatgcctaagggcCACGAGATTCCAAAGGCAAGCAAATCATATGCTCAAAGTTACGACTATGGATGTCTGTGGTGGACACAAGTGCAAGGAAAGGTTTACCAGAGTAACTGCACAAAACAGTAACTTTAATTCAAGAAGCCCTGAAGTCATCATCCTCTCAGCAGTCTGCATTTGATGTGTGGGGTCTGCTTATAAATGTAACACTTGATTGCCAAAGGTTTATGCATACTCTACTGACAATTCACTAAGGCATTTGTTAGAGCCCATCCTGTAAAGTTTTACAGGTGAAAATGACAGATCTCATTTCAGGCcatatttcatgttgcatgtggtgtcactgtaataaataaatgaagtaataactaaattaacatattaagactgtggtgggctggcacccttcccagggatttgttcttgccttgtgccctgtgttggttgggattggctccagcagactcccgtgaccctgtgttaggatatagcgggttggaagatgactgactgactaacatattaagaaataagaaaaaaaaaacatattccatgACACATTTATGCTCTCAtatcattgtatttttatttagttattgtcGCATTTCacaatgggtggcacagtggtggagtTGTAGCAATGTTGCCTTACGGTAAGGAGACTAAGGTTAATGTCtttggtcctccctgcatggagtttgttctccccatgtccgtgagggtgctccagtttcctcccattgtcaaaaagacatgcaggttaattgAATTGGCGTCACTAAAGAATTGGCcctacacttttaaaaattcaGGTGCCAGAAAGGTTCTTTAAATCCATGTCATAGGGCATatgtgggcaaagtcagtcctggagggccacagtggttgcaggtttttgttccaacccagttgcttaattaaaaatcaatcctttccaataattaaatttcatggcttgttagtgctttaactctgccatgtcaagtcattctcatattctagaAATTCTTCCCCtttttaaggatatcatccaaatgatctgaagtctaaaacagatgagtaattctcagtgcttcacttttttttcttcactttccttccaagtatttaatgtaacccaatagtgcatgataaatacacacaaatataaatggaaacaagctaaatggagaaatgttggtttcttttgtcatttgtatcttattgctaatagggagcaattaaaaaacaacactacagcttttagatagatagatagatagatagatagatagatagatagatagatagatagatagatagatagatagatagatagatactttattaatcccaaggggaaattcacagtttaagactgaaataagcaataagggttcaaaatattaacgagcgagacaactaaaatgaagcagaagtgttacttgagcaataagtacttcttattaagcaattgggttggaacaaaaacctgcagtcactgcagcctACCTGGAATGACTTTGGCCACccctgccataggggaaccatttttggttcccaaatgaCCTATCCATAtgaaggtttctgaaagaaactttatttattCAGATACCATTCagtgaataaccatgaatagatagcAACAGATCTTTGAAATATCAATAAGTCACGatttcaaaaagacttttccgGTATAGTTTTCTTAATctattagtgtcctgctaggtagcctaccatacattagtggtttcagtttttgttttctacATATTAAGATTTTTTCAAAGGACAAAgtaccaacttcatatgcagagaactgTTCCCAGACTTAAATGGTGCTTTGTTAAGCAGtgattctatgaggaaccacacaaaccAATAAAGAACCATATTGTGGCATTAAAgtaccagtatttttaagagtgttgtgTGGgtttggtgtgtggctgtgtgcgtgttcaccctgtgatacaCTTGTGCCCTGTCCAGTTTTCTTTCCTGCCCTGTACCCAATGCTGGCTGGGAGAGGGTCCAGCACCCACTGCAACCCTagtcaggactaagtgggttagaaaatgactgactgttctTCCATATACTTTATGCAAGGTTGGAtattaaattctttaataaaataattttcatttacaaaattgTAATTGATATTTACTTACTTCTGAAAGAAttcgtccatccatttttccttttttgtattgttttttaaagtattatGTTGGTCGATAGATTGCATGCAATTCCTAGGAATATCTAGGTATCATATGGGTTAATAGATCACTTGTGAGGCTAGTTATCATCGTTTATCGAAACCTGATTCTTCCACAACACCATCTGAGGCAACCACTCTTTATTATGGTAGCACCTTCAAGATTCAAGCAAGCACTGCATGTCACACCATCATAGTGATCAGTACTCTGCACACCCAGACATAATGGACCAAACCAATGGAGAACCAAACAACTCACTATGAATGTGTTAGGGATATGAATGGAAACCAAAGTATTCAGAAAAAAACGTATTTGATCAGAGGGGCAATGTGAAAACACAACACAGGCAACATGTCTAAGTCAGTAATCAAAGCCAGGTAGCTGGAGTTTTGAGCCTGCAGAGAAGGCCACTGTACCACCACAGTATACCAATTTAAAGGGTCAACTTTGTCAAACCTGATCAatcctatcctagcagcatcagaCGCAAGGTGGGAAACAACCCTGAATGAAAGGCCATTTCTTCACAAGGCCCACTCATTTACAGACTTGCACTGACACAGAGTctatttggaatcaccagtttaTCTAGCAGGCACTtctttatagatatagaaggaaaaCCCGTGCAGGTATTGAGTGAATGCACCAACTTCATACAAGCAACATCTGGGCTACTCTGAAGAATGAACACCAAATTGAACATAGATTTGAAAACcataaagtaaatataaatattttggataaatacattttatttcatgcaAAAATCAtactgaaatattacattaatataGTATATAAATGATGCTGGTAGATAAAGGCATAAAGAAATGCTTACACTAAGAAATACTTTTTGTAACTATATTAAAGCACCAAGGGTCTACAAAATAGAGAACGacattaatacaatacaatgaatCCAAGAATACTTTGTAAAAAGCATTTCAAACTATAATACTGCTTGAAACCACAGCTTACTGGTTCTAAATGTcatgtaataaaaaacaaaagtagtatcacaaaatatggattttttttcctctgtgtttAAAGCTTATTtaggtatttttcttttctcatcccACACTGATTAGCATCCTATTGATTTAATATATTGTTCCATACAGTGTGTATCCTTCaccaaaactgtatacagtatattgcattttTAGCAATATTTGGAATTAGGGACATTTCAAATACATTACTGTCTTTGAGCATGATGAGCTATTTGGTGGTGGCCCCCCACATGTTTTAAATATCACCACATCTTCCTTTGGGatattccattattatttttcattgagGTATTATGCATTACTTATTTTAGCTGCTTGCAGGATGCCAACATTTCTCATATCTATGTGCCTGTGTGTTTGGCATTTCTTCGTAAGGATGACAGCTCCAGttcgttctttatttttttctgcaagaaaaatgtttataaatctaTTAGTCCTGACTGTTCAAATCTATACCTGCCTACATTAAGAATGTACATTTGTCTTAAATTAGAATAGCTATACTcactttctaaacattttattagtacaaataaGTGTTTGTGCAAAAATACTTTCCACAGGATTGtgcattttatccatccatccattatcctacccattatatcctaactacaggatcacgggggtctgctagagccaatcccggccaacacagggtgtaaggcaggaaacaaaccccaggcagggcaccagcccaccgcagtgtgcaTTTTATGAATATCattattttgtaaaaagaaaaaagacatcacACAAAAGTTACCGTTCATTTTCCAAAATCTTTTTCATGATCATCTTCACCCAAGGGGCTTTCTTTTTAAGGCAAATCACTTCTCCAGTCTTCAGATAGgctctaaaaataaaaacaatagcaTTTCAAAAACTATGGACATGTTGTATTTCTCTATATAGCTTGATTTTTCAAAAATTCTTATatgctttgcattatatatacagATTGATTGCAGAAAAGATTTATAAAtcagaatgtttatttttcaagccAATGGACCTTtaagataattttcatttccctaATGAGAACTCCAGCATTTGTCATTTTAGTTACCACATTTACCCTCTTTGTGACCATCTCTGCATCACAAATTATTAGGAAAAAGGGCTGCTGTATTGAAGAATGTGAAATATTGTTCTCATATTGCAATCCTTTGCAGTGGAGCTGCACAGGGCATGTTCTTACAACTAAGATTTGAAAATGAAGTGCAATGGCAAGACAAGCTCTCCAaactaaaaatatactgtaactaaCTGCAAGGACCTTCATTTCATGGGAGATGTTTTTGGTTTGCCTATTATCTCCTGATTCTTTTTTAACAActctttaaaacaaaactaaaactgaaattgTTTTCTCCCGCTATCAGTTTTGCGATTGGGAAGTGAGCTATGGTTACACTAATCATCTGAGTTTTCAGTGGTTGTCACAAGGTGATTGGTCATCTGTAATTTCCCAAGATGTTTTTCTGGTCAGACCTAAGAtgctacagagagagagagaattattgCTGTAACTAAACTGTCAGATATTATATAGATTTTCATTGTGACAATGGCATTGTGTGGGATAATGatgcattttaaaagtgtttgatgAAGGATTTTTCTAGGAGTTAGTTAAGTTAATGGACACTCTTGAGAGAGGTCAGAAGTGACTTGCTGCCtagaacataagaacaaaagaaatttgacatacaagaggagaccattcagtccatcaagtccgtgtgtttagctaatagctaagctgtcccaatatcttgtCCAGATTCTTCTAGGTGCATTATGCTGAATTTAGATGGGGAGAGATGCAAAAGCACAATTGCGATTTCAAGCTCCTATGTTCATTCTTGAACACAAGATATCCCATTCTGCAGTGCAGATGGAAAGATGTGGAGTAAGGTTTGAGAATATATGTGGTGTTTAAGTGGAGTAAAATGAAActttacaataaattttaaaaaagcactgGCTTTAAATCTCCTGCCTTCTGAAAGGGAGATTAATGTCGAACTGAAGGAGTATTTCTATGGGCCTCTGCCAAACAAATCTGCATCCGTTCAATTGAAATGAGGTAGTAACAAACTTAATAAGGAGGGTAAAGTTAAAACAAGAAATACTTTTAGCCTAATGAAAGTGGCACAATGATAAAGCAATTAGAATTTCTCCCTTACAGATCCGAGTGgccttggttttatttttaatctggTCACTTTTTCCAGTATgtgatatttttgtgttttttctctatCAATGTGGATTATCCCCAGGCACTTCATTAATTATATTAGGTCTGAATTAGCACagtgtagagcaggggtgggcaaagtcattcctggagggccacagtgcctgcaggtttttgttccaacccaattgcttaatacgAAGCAGTTATttctctagaaacacttctgcttcattttagttatctccctcattaagattttgaacccttattgcttattaagtcttaaacagctgtattctcggtttttaattgctccttattagcaataagatgcaaattacaaaagaaaccagcagttatccattttgcttgttaccctttacacgtgtatttatcgtgcactatttggtttaattaaatacttcaaaggaaagagaagagaaaaaagtgaaggattgagaattacccatccgttttacacttcaaagtatttggatgatatccttagaatggggaaaaaaattctaggatatgagaatgacttgacatggcagagttaaagcactaacaagccatgaaatgtaattattggcaaggattgttttctaattaagcaactgggttggaacaaaaacccgtggccactgcggccctccaggaatgactttgcccacccctggtgtagagtaagtgtgtgtgtgtgtgtgctctgtgaaggactggcatcccattcagggctTACACTTCTTGACCATGTGCCAATGACTAGGAGGGTTTTCTTCAGGCATTTCAATAATTAAGccaaaaatggtaaatgtataaAGAGGGTAAATACAATAAGtttgtttgtatatattttgtacaCTTCATAGGTTATTAACTATTAATATTTGCATGATTCTGCTTTAACAAGTGAGATGGCATTTAAAAATGAGCAGTGGGTTTGGTTGAAGAAGTTTGAAACATTAAGAATGTGTTTAAGAAACATACTTACATAATCTGGATAGTATTGCAATGTGGTCCTTTAGGCAAAATCTCCACTTTGTTTAGAATTCTGTGTGGAATTAACCTTGATTCAGATTTAATACAGACACAGTGAAGGCTGCTTCCCATACTGATTATAGCTGTACCTAAAAGAAGCAAAATGGGGATGGTTTTAGAAATAACAAAATTCATTTAGGTTATCTCAAATACAACAAAGCTGGCTTTTGAGCTAAATCCTTTTCATGATAGGGTTCAATGCTGAAAAAGGCTGATTTAAAgctgaaattatttaaaatacatctCTTTGAGATGTACAATGAAACCGGATAGCCAGAAGCCTGGCAGTGATGGTGGACCCATGTCACTTCAACGTGAGCCAACATTAAGGACCACTGTGCCTCATACCATAGAGCATTAGATCAGCTGATTCTGTAGCAATTTTTAAGTctcatataaaaatgtatttttattttatagcatttttaaaatgtgaatttccccttgggattaataaagtatctatctatctatctatctatctatctatctatctatctatctatctatctatctatctatctatctatctatctatctatctatctatctatctatctatctatctatcttcttaatGTACATGCTTCTTAATTTTTATctagttatttttgtttgtggttttattttattatttttaataattttacctGCTTTTCTTATTTGATTTTACTTCTACATATCTCCTTTgctggagtttttatttgttctggatattattattcttattatcatgtttttttaccttttatattttatacatattttgtgttttgtgtgttccATGTAAAGTTTTTGTGCTGCCCAttttgaaaagtgctatacaaataaagttattattattatgatgatgatgatgatgattattattattattccatccaCAGCTAAAAAACCTCTAGGGCTAAACTAACTAAAGACATTCACTCACTTATGGGTTTCAGTTAAAATCTGAACACTCAAAGTTCCTTGAAACAAATAGCAAATTGCcacaacaaatttattttattataatttatgagATCCACATAAGAGGTAATAAAAAGGATGTTAGTAATCTAATAaacttcatttctttttcaaaaattgtatCCACTAGTAATTTGATATTCACTGTGACTTCAAAACAATGACACCAGTTATTCTTCTTCTATTTATTCTCACCCTTTAAGGACCGTTTTCTATTTTCTAATAGcgttcactttttttttacacttgaGTCATACATAAAGGTCAAATGCTGAATTCATTAACtaccaaataaaaatgttacaattattttattataaatatcataaaattaaaaacattggaAAGAGCCTTACCTTCTTCCAAGATAACACACACTGCCAGCATAGCAAAAAGtaattttgaattcatttttatcaGCTTGATTTTGATTTCAGCTGCTTTAACTTTACTAGTAAAATGCTTCTAaagtgtttggattttcttttatacCAATATCTTCTACCATGTGATTCCCTAGAgtatttgtcaaaaaaaaaacttcaaattttGAAAACTTCCCAaggttgttttttggtttttttgtttaCTGAACATCAATTCATCATGGTCATGCTGATATAACTGACAGATGATAGGTCAGATGAGCAAAGCATAATCTAAGTGAAAGAGGACTTGTGCAAATAACAGATATAGGGTAAGTTAAAGTGTTACTCTGAATATTAACTCTGAATCACACTAGGTATTCTTATCGGCTTACATTTCTGAAAAGTAACactttttagaaaaaatacattGTCTAAACTTATTTTATTCAATCATAGCAAGGGGTATTCCAGTCTTGTATATAAAAAGATGAATTTATATTTACTAAACATATGCAAGCCACAGTAGGTTAAAatatgattctaaattggcttttTATAAGTGTGGATATAGATGTGAGCCTTAGCCCTCAAATGGACCGACACCTTGTTCAGAGCTGGTATTAGCCTCCTGTCTGATGCTGCCATGATAAGCTTTTGCCCTGCACAATCCTGAATTGATTTAAGTGGTCTTGGGCAATGTATGTCCTTTTAGGTTATGAGTGAGAGTGCCCTaagatgagctggcaccctgtttaCAGTTGGCTCCTGCCCAATGTTGCtggcatagcctttggtgttctGTAACCTTAAAATtcctatttatattttaatttaaattaaataattttttatttaattttacattaattaaaatatttagtaaatgaaaaaacaaaggataataaatcagaatgctaaattaactttttaaattctaaatttgTTTACAATACGAGTAATTCCACCTAAACATGGacaagcatcatgtctggagttggttcctaccttgcactccATACTACTGGGATTGAGATTGCCTACCTGTGACCGTAAAACGGAAACAAGTGGATTCAGTAAATGAAGATACAAAGatttaacaaatcaaaatgtAAGGTTAATATTTAGCAAAGATGTAcaagtcctctttgtatttagggttctcatggaagaacttgatgatgaacACCAGAACAGAACTGGGAACAAGATGGCAGGTTCCCAGTTATATAGTCACTTGGCAGGAAGGGACAGATACAGGGAGGTGgacaaaggaagtgacgtcagtggtggaGTGGCTATCAGTCTTCTGccctgcagagggaggaaaagagaagcCAACAGATCCAACCCATTGTTCAACGGGTAATCACTCTCAAAAGATCCCTCAGGTTGTCTCCTGTGCGCACTCAtgtgactatacagtatatattatatatactgctcaaaaaaaaatgaaaggagtactttttaatcagagtatagcatcaagtcaattaaacttcttggatattgatctggtcagttaagtagcagagggggttgttagtctcaagagcatggaggagattccaggagacaggcagttacactaggagagctggacaataccatagaaggtccttaacccatcagaaggaccggtatctgctcctttgggcaaagaggaacaggatgtgcactgccagagtcctacaaaatgacctctagcaggccactggtgtgaatgtctctgaccaaacaatcagaaacagacttcatgagggtggcctaaaGGCCCGacttcctctagtgggccctgtactCACTGTCCGGCACCATGgaacttgattggcatttgccatagaatatcagaattggcaggtccaccattggTGCCCTGagattttcacagatgagagcaagttcaccctgagcacatgtgacagacgtgaaagggtctggagaagccatggagaacgttatgctgcctgtaacatcgttccgcatgaccagtttggtggtgggtcagtgatggtctggggaggcatatccatggagggacacacagacctctacaggcagGACAACGGCACTTTGACTAGCATTAGGTaacgggatgaaatccttggactcattgtcagaccctgtgctggtgcaatgggtcctgggttcctcctggtgcacgataatgcctggcctcatgtagCGAGAGTATGCTggcagttcctggaagatgaaggaattgataccactgactggcccccatgctcacctgacctaaatccaataaaacacctctggaacattatgtttggtccatccaacgccaccaggttgcatcttagactgtccaggagctcagtgatgccctggtccagatctgggaggagacccccaggacaccatctgtcgtctcattagcagcatgccctgatgttgtcaggcatgcatacaagcacatgggggccatacaaactactgagtacgattatGAGTTACTGCAATGAAGTTTTGGCAAAATGTACTAGCTAGCCACatgattttttcactttgatttttggggtgtctttgaattcagttctctgtaggttgataattttcatttccatcaaacgatgtggcatcctttcgtttctAACACATTTCCCAGTCCATAGCAGtaaagatatccagcaggattttttttcctattgagatctgatgtgttttcaaagtgttcctttaatttttttaagtagtagatattcagtatatacatataaatcatggtataacagagacataccaaACCTATTAATGTCTGCATACAAACTAAATGGCTAGACATTAAATGAGCACCACCAGTcataggggaaaaaataatatatagaatgtaaaaatttaaaagaggAGGTAACAGATTTAGTTAAGTATAAGAACCTAACTCTTTGTTAATTTAAGTAAAACTTCACTTTTCTTTcctgcttttattttacacaatagtTGTGACCGAAGTAAGCTTTATTTGCCTTGCTCtagaagaagcaattaaaaacaaaacaaaacaaaaacaaaaagcatttctATAGAAACTATTTGCTTGGAA is a window of Erpetoichthys calabaricus chromosome 7, fErpCal1.3, whole genome shotgun sequence DNA encoding:
- the LOC114655069 gene encoding interleukin-8-like yields the protein MNSKLLFAMLAVCVILEEGTAIISMGSSLHCVCIKSESRLIPHRILNKVEILPKGPHCNTIQIIAYLKTGEVICLKKKAPWVKMIMKKILENERKK